In a single window of the Acetivibrio clariflavus DSM 19732 genome:
- the istB gene encoding IS21-like element ISCth9 family helper ATPase IstB, whose product MPVNKMLIEAYLKKLKMPQAAKTYESLAREAADNNLDYEEYLLCVLEQEVHQRENNRIQRGIRQASFPVIKTLESFDFLAIPSLNKPKVLKLMKGEYIRRKENVLLIGNSGVGKTHIAIALGYKACRQGMKVKFYTAAGLINELLAAQQEYRLNKLEKQWLAPHLVILDELGYVPFSKVGAELLFQFCSSRYERGSLIITTNLEFPKWTEVLGDEQMTAALLDRLTHNAHILNINGESYRFKQALSKQPDVI is encoded by the coding sequence ATGCCGGTTAACAAAATGTTAATCGAAGCTTATTTGAAAAAGCTGAAAATGCCTCAGGCTGCAAAAACCTATGAATCCTTAGCAAGAGAAGCAGCGGACAATAATCTGGATTATGAAGAATACCTGTTGTGCGTACTAGAGCAGGAAGTACACCAACGGGAAAATAATCGTATCCAGAGAGGAATACGACAAGCAAGCTTTCCAGTAATCAAAACCCTTGAGAGCTTTGACTTTCTTGCTATACCATCCCTGAACAAACCAAAGGTACTTAAACTTATGAAGGGAGAATATATCCGAAGAAAAGAAAATGTCCTGTTGATAGGCAACTCTGGAGTTGGTAAAACCCATATTGCAATTGCTCTTGGTTATAAGGCGTGCCGACAGGGCATGAAAGTAAAGTTCTACACTGCAGCCGGTTTAATTAATGAACTGCTTGCAGCTCAGCAGGAATATCGTCTCAATAAACTTGAAAAACAATGGCTGGCACCGCATTTAGTGATTTTAGATGAATTAGGCTATGTACCTTTCAGTAAAGTCGGGGCAGAATTGCTCTTTCAGTTTTGTTCTTCCCGATATGAGAGAGGCAGCCTGATTATAACAACAAACTTAGAATTTCCAAAATGGACGGAGGTGTTAGGCGATGAACAAATGACAGCTGCCTTGCTTGACCGTTTGACCCATAATGCACACATACTGAACATTAATGGGGAAAGCTACAGGTTTAAGCAGG